One window of the Salvelinus alpinus chromosome 13, SLU_Salpinus.1, whole genome shotgun sequence genome contains the following:
- the LOC139537813 gene encoding ubiquitin-like domain-containing CTD phosphatase 1 yields the protein MSVSVIIKWGGQEYSIRTLSEEDTVLDLKQSIKSLTGVLPERQKLLGLKVKGKPAEDQVKLGSLKLKPNTKIMMMGSREESLEEVLAPPPENDDIVNDFDIEEEVIEVQNREENLAKIARRVKDYKVEGMNPPRAGKSLLVLDVDYTLFDHKSCAETGQELMRPFLHEFLTSAYEDYDIVIWSATSMKWIDAKMKELGVTDNPNYKITFMLDSAAMITVHTPKRGVVEVKPLGVIWGKYSEFYSKRNTIMFDDIGRNFLMNPQNGLKIRPFMKAHLNREKDKELFKLSQYLKEIAKLEDFSGLNHKHWERYRTKKQSQ from the exons atgtctgtgtctgtgatcATTAAATGGGGAGGGCAGGAGTACTCCATCAGGACACTCTCCGAAGAGGACACTGTGCTGGACCTCAAGCAGTCCATCAAGTCCCTGACAGGGGTTCTCCCAGAGAGGCAGAAACTCCTAGGATTAAAGGTCAAAG gcAAACCAGCAGAGGACCAAGTGAAGCTTGGTTCACTGAAGCTGAAACCCAATACCAAGATCATGATGAtgggcagcagggaggagagtcTG GAAGAAGTTTTAGCACCTCCCCCAGAGAATGATGACATTGTCAATGACTTTGACATTGAAGAAGAGGTGATTGAAGTACAGAACAG aGAGGAGAACTTGGCCAAGATAGCCCGCCGTGTCAAAGACTACAAAGTGGAGGGGATGAACCCACCCAGGGCAGGAAAGAGTCTGTTGGTACTAGATGTGGACTACACGTTGTTTG ATCATAAGTCATGTGCCGAGACGGGACAAGAGCTCATGAGGCCTTTTCTCCATGAGTTCCTGACCTCAGCGTATGAGGACTATGACATCGTCATCTGGT CTGCCACGAGTATGAAGTGGATTGATGCTAAAATGAAA GAGCTGGGAGTGACAGACAACCCTAACTATAAGATCACCTTCATGCTGGACAGTGCAGCTATGATCACGGTGCACACGCCTAAGAGGGGTGTAGTGGAG GTGAAGCCTCTTGGGGTGATATGGGGAAAGTACAGTGAGTTCTACAGCAAGAGGAACACTATCATGTTTGACGACATTGGCAGAAATTTCCTAATGAACCCACAGAACGGACTGAAG ATACGTCCATTCATGAAAGCGCACTTAAACCGTGAAAAAGACAAAGAGCTCTTCAAACTGTCTCAGTATCTTAAAGAGATTGCCAAACTGGAGGACTTCTCAGGTCTCAACCATAAGCATTGGGAGAG GTATCGCACTAAGAAACAGAGCCAGTGA